A portion of the Calothrix sp. 336/3 genome contains these proteins:
- the rppB gene encoding two-component system sensor histidine kinase RppB — MNQNKLFRLTRVRLALYYAIVMGLILSLCAFSFYRSVFHAHVVALDSEIETVGGTLHDSIELKLQSPGRLEPFVNQLFPNTGNCSIGASNCIQEQPHSKRHLLGIVTKTSYYIRFFDTSGKLIANAGYYPEGLPNIFTPKTWQFLKDSQGKEYHQITLSLHTRNYQDWGYMQVGRSLEEFNHYLDSVKLILILGLPMAMVMIAGASWWLSGLAMQPIYQSYRQIQQFTADAAHELRTPLAATSATVESALLMSEIDVQETRDILQTIQRQNQRLTTLVIDLLMLARLDRQAQKLQHEVCCLNDIVSDLIEEFAAMATTAGVKLTSSIRVKQNMNVMGNCDQLYRLVSNLIVNAIQYTLKGGEVTVILESNDNYAVIKVQDTGIGIPQHELKRVFDRFYRVSSDRSRNTGGSGLGLAIAQAIVQAHQGKLNVQSEFGKGSTFTVQLPR; from the coding sequence ATGAATCAAAATAAACTGTTTCGGCTTACCCGCGTTCGTTTAGCTCTGTATTATGCTATTGTTATGGGTTTGATTTTAAGCCTATGTGCTTTTAGCTTTTACAGATCTGTATTTCATGCTCATGTGGTAGCTTTAGACAGTGAAATTGAGACTGTAGGGGGAACACTGCACGACAGTATTGAACTAAAACTACAGTCACCTGGACGTTTGGAACCATTCGTAAACCAGTTATTTCCAAATACAGGTAACTGTAGCATTGGGGCTAGTAATTGTATTCAAGAACAGCCGCATTCTAAACGTCATCTTCTGGGTATTGTGACAAAAACTAGCTACTATATACGTTTTTTTGATACTTCAGGAAAATTAATTGCTAATGCTGGTTATTATCCAGAGGGATTACCTAATATTTTTACTCCAAAAACTTGGCAATTTCTCAAAGATAGTCAAGGCAAAGAATACCATCAAATTACTCTATCTCTGCATACCCGAAATTATCAGGATTGGGGATATATGCAGGTAGGGCGAAGTCTAGAAGAGTTTAATCATTATTTGGATAGTGTCAAGCTAATTTTGATATTAGGGCTGCCGATGGCTATGGTTATGATTGCTGGTGCCAGTTGGTGGTTGTCAGGATTAGCGATGCAGCCAATTTATCAGTCATATCGACAAATTCAACAGTTTACAGCCGATGCTGCACATGAATTACGAACGCCTTTAGCTGCGACAAGTGCAACTGTAGAATCAGCACTTTTAATGTCAGAAATAGATGTACAAGAAACACGGGATATATTGCAAACTATACAGCGTCAAAATCAGAGATTAACAACTTTAGTCATTGACTTATTGATGTTAGCGCGTTTAGATAGACAAGCTCAAAAGTTACAGCACGAAGTTTGTTGTTTAAATGATATTGTTAGCGATTTAATTGAAGAATTTGCAGCGATGGCAACTACCGCAGGAGTCAAGCTGACATCATCAATCCGAGTTAAGCAAAATATGAATGTTATGGGGAATTGCGATCAGCTTTATCGACTGGTTTCTAACTTAATTGTCAATGCAATTCAATATACACTCAAAGGAGGGGAAGTCACAGTTATCTTAGAAAGCAATGATAATTATGCTGTAATTAAAGTTCAAGATACAGGTATTGGTATCCCACAACATGAACTGAAGCGAGTTTTTGATCGTTTTTATCGGGTAAGTAGCGATCGCTCTCGTAACACTGGTGGTTCTGGATTAGGATTAGCCATTGCTCAAGCCATTGTTCAGGCACATCAAGGCAAATTAAATGTACAAAGTGAATTCGGTAAAGGTAGCACTTTTACAGTTCAATTACCTAGGTAA
- the rppA gene encoding two-component system response regulator RppA — protein sequence MRVLLVEDESDLGAAIKRTLNQQKYLVDWVMDGNEAWAYLENSSAQYTVGILDWMLPGISGLELCKRLRYKGNPLPILMLTAKDRMEDKVAGLDAGADDYLVKPFGMVELLARLRALQRRSPHFQPQQLTVGNLTLDYGNSTVVRQNTIGEQQSIPLTNKEFQLLEYFMNHPHQIVTTEQIRNQIWEVNAESSSNVVAAQIRLLRRKLISNDCPNPIETLHGMGYRLNFSDESK from the coding sequence ATGAGGGTTCTACTAGTCGAAGATGAGTCAGATTTGGGGGCAGCTATTAAGCGTACTTTAAATCAACAAAAGTACCTAGTTGACTGGGTTATGGATGGTAATGAAGCATGGGCTTACTTAGAAAATAGTTCGGCGCAATATACAGTAGGGATTCTTGATTGGATGCTTCCAGGAATTAGTGGTTTAGAATTGTGTAAAAGACTGCGTTATAAAGGTAATCCTCTTCCTATCCTGATGTTAACTGCAAAAGATAGGATGGAAGATAAAGTTGCCGGACTAGATGCAGGTGCCGATGACTATTTAGTAAAACCCTTCGGCATGGTGGAACTTCTAGCACGATTGCGGGCTTTGCAGCGTCGTTCCCCCCATTTTCAACCCCAACAATTAACTGTTGGTAACTTGACTCTAGATTATGGCAACAGTACAGTTGTTAGACAAAATACAATAGGTGAACAGCAAAGTATTCCATTAACTAATAAAGAATTCCAACTATTGGAATATTTCATGAACCATCCTCACCAGATTGTTACGACTGAGCAAATTCGTAATCAAATTTGGGAAGTTAATGCAGAATCTAGTAGTAATGTAGTGGCAGCGCAAATACGTTTGTTACGTCGTAAACTCATAAGTAACGACTGTCCTAACCCAATTGAAACCTTACACGGTATGGGGTATCGTCTTAATTTCTCAGATGAATCAAAATAA